Proteins from a genomic interval of Oceanispirochaeta crateris:
- a CDS encoding DUF2161 family putative PD-(D/E)XK-type phosphodiesterase — translation MLIKESDLYDPLKTYLEHQGYTIGAEIQDCDLIAIKADEMIIIELKTRVSVDLLIQAARRKDISDAVYIAVPLPVGKKDLPKSRGLKNLLRKLEVGLILVRFMKTKTRVDVVLHPRPYEKRMRPGKQASILREVDGRYGEFNKGGIPSTEERITAYKQEAIRIALLLREKGDSSPKDLRSCSARPDKIQAILAQNHYGWFDRVSRGLYRINPAGCEALDRYEDLQPDLMAIFREHVS, via the coding sequence ATGTTAATTAAAGAATCGGATCTTTATGATCCCCTAAAAACATATCTGGAACATCAGGGCTATACCATCGGAGCCGAAATTCAGGATTGTGATCTGATAGCCATCAAAGCAGATGAGATGATCATCATTGAATTGAAAACCAGGGTTTCGGTGGATCTCCTGATTCAGGCCGCACGGCGCAAGGATATCAGTGATGCCGTTTATATAGCCGTTCCCCTTCCTGTGGGGAAGAAAGACCTCCCCAAGTCCAGAGGGCTCAAAAATTTACTGAGGAAGCTGGAAGTAGGGCTCATCCTCGTCCGGTTTATGAAAACAAAGACCCGGGTGGATGTGGTGCTCCATCCACGGCCCTATGAAAAGCGGATGAGGCCGGGAAAACAGGCCTCCATTCTAAGAGAAGTGGACGGGCGGTACGGTGAGTTCAACAAGGGAGGGATTCCCAGCACTGAAGAAAGGATCACGGCTTATAAACAGGAAGCCATACGCATTGCCCTGTTGTTGAGAGAGAAGGGGGATTCTTCTCCAAAGGACCTTAGATCGTGCAGTGCCCGACCGGACAAGATTCAAGCTATTCTCGCTCAAAACCATTACGGTTGGTTTGACCGAGTCAGCAGGGGGCTGTACAGAATTAACCCTGCCGGTTGTGAGGCTCTAGATCGATACGAGGATCTTCAACCCGATCTCATGGCAATATTCCGTGAGCATGTAAGCTAA
- a CDS encoding lysophospholipid acyltransferase family protein, producing MKKDLKILDGKLDVIGQFIWRFGSFVCRLLYNKRLNIQFENWDLLDSLEPPYLIVGNHVTNFDPIIISANQNHYLHWVANDAVFRHPFLRWAMTHLQIIPKTKGMSDLESVRIIHRKIREGCIVALYPEGQTSWDGQNQSLMPATPKLLKLLKVPVVSVLIKGGYLTQPRWVWPNNLRRSRIILEAKLILSASELKKLSLDEIDEKLKKGIFHDDFEFQKQHPIKLESNKRAETLELFTYICPRCHTLDALVSQGNTVECQNCHWEFFINEYGEFPHDENFPFENLSVWNHWQKDQTIRMVREYKALSEVHRPILSNKNLTILTGLGLVPLKKLLKGDLNLWQDRLEFVPEEGDSMIFPLDEIEAMSIFKQQKLEFYHKKVLYRFHFGTPRDSAYKWLCFLSEMCREEDESSVKTGTDGVKKAR from the coding sequence ATGAAGAAAGATCTCAAGATCCTGGATGGCAAACTCGATGTCATCGGTCAGTTTATCTGGCGCTTTGGTTCTTTTGTCTGCCGGCTTCTCTATAATAAAAGGCTGAATATTCAGTTTGAGAATTGGGATCTACTGGATTCACTGGAACCTCCGTATCTGATCGTTGGGAATCATGTTACCAATTTTGATCCGATTATCATTTCTGCCAACCAGAATCACTATCTCCACTGGGTTGCCAATGATGCGGTCTTCAGACACCCCTTCCTCAGATGGGCCATGACTCATTTGCAGATTATTCCTAAGACGAAAGGCATGTCCGATTTGGAATCTGTCCGGATCATTCATAGGAAAATCAGAGAGGGCTGTATCGTTGCCTTATACCCCGAAGGGCAGACAAGCTGGGATGGACAGAATCAATCTCTCATGCCGGCAACTCCCAAGCTGCTAAAGCTCTTGAAGGTTCCAGTGGTTTCAGTGCTCATCAAGGGGGGATATCTGACACAACCCCGCTGGGTCTGGCCAAACAACCTGCGCAGGAGCCGTATCATACTGGAAGCCAAGCTGATTCTTAGTGCTTCCGAATTAAAAAAACTGTCCCTGGATGAGATAGATGAAAAATTGAAAAAGGGTATTTTTCATGATGATTTTGAGTTTCAGAAACAACATCCAATAAAGCTCGAAAGCAATAAGAGGGCGGAAACCCTGGAGCTCTTCACGTATATCTGTCCCCGTTGTCACACATTGGATGCCCTTGTTTCTCAAGGGAATACAGTAGAATGCCAAAACTGCCACTGGGAGTTTTTCATCAATGAATACGGAGAATTCCCCCATGATGAAAATTTTCCATTTGAGAATCTTTCTGTGTGGAATCACTGGCAAAAGGATCAGACGATCCGGATGGTTCGTGAATATAAGGCTCTTTCTGAGGTACATCGTCCCATACTCTCCAATAAAAACCTCACAATCCTGACAGGCCTGGGCCTGGTTCCCTTGAAAAAACTGCTGAAGGGTGACTTGAACCTTTGGCAGGACAGACTGGAATTTGTACCGGAAGAGGGCGATTCTATGATTTTTCCCCTTGATGAAATTGAAGCCATGAGTATCTTTAAACAGCAGAAACTCGAGTTTTATCATAAAAAGGTCTTGTATCGTTTCCATTTCGGGACCCCTCGGGATTCAGCCTACAAATGGCTCTGTTTTTTAAGTGAAATGTGCCGAGAAGAAGACGAAAGCTCGGTGAAAACCGGTACAGACGGAGTCAAAAAAGCTCGCTGA
- a CDS encoding FAD-dependent oxidoreductase: MDKLLIIGGVAAGATAAARARRMNQDIDITILEAGPDVSFANCGLPYYIGGDIKSRSKLILQSPESFKDQYNVTVETMTEALSIDKNNKTVSTINHETGEKKDFSYDKLILSQGGKPFIPGLAGGDKSHVFSLWTLEDMDHIHTFIEEKKPETAVVVGGGFIGLEMVEALRKRDIKVSVVEMAPHVMAMMEGETAGFLQKEMEAWRIGVHTGRSVTSIEDHSVTLDNNETLNADLVLLSVGVKPTLQLAEAAGLTIGEAGGLAVNEYLETSDKNILAGGDMVEVVHTVSGHKLRIPLAGPANRQGRIAANNALAVDPSDRMKYKGAQGTSIVRIFDAVAGITGMNLKQALQAGFNAEAVAVRKDHHVSYYPGGTPVAIHLVYDKDSAQILGAQVYGENGVDKRLDVLSTAITAGMKVQDLGELDLSYAPPFGSANDPVNMAGFAAENRLTGYSPSLTAAELEPFVDGKKLALIDIRDYFTFQKGHIQGAVNLAPEKVLEELAQVARGVTILIVDEDGKTAHRVVRQLRLAGYEDSLFISGGYPGLEFFGRSGGFQFLQIPMKAPDEKSLLKNQEDPSSLEAEHDSKGTAPLDKTTALVVDVRTPMEFAGGAYPDAVNIPLDELPRRVSELGQTDREITVYCATGARSGYAARILTQQGFSNVTNGGGLMQMMAG, translated from the coding sequence ATGGATAAATTACTAATCATAGGCGGTGTTGCCGCAGGAGCCACTGCAGCTGCCAGAGCCAGAAGAATGAATCAGGATATAGACATTACTATTTTGGAAGCGGGACCTGATGTCTCATTTGCCAACTGTGGTCTGCCTTACTATATAGGAGGCGATATAAAGAGCCGGAGCAAGCTGATACTCCAGAGTCCCGAGAGCTTCAAAGACCAGTATAATGTAACCGTGGAAACCATGACAGAGGCTCTCAGTATTGATAAAAATAATAAAACTGTGAGCACCATCAATCATGAAACGGGTGAGAAAAAAGACTTTTCCTATGACAAATTGATCCTCTCCCAGGGGGGGAAACCCTTTATTCCAGGACTTGCCGGCGGAGATAAATCCCATGTTTTTTCCCTGTGGACCCTGGAAGATATGGATCATATTCATACATTCATCGAAGAGAAAAAGCCTGAAACAGCGGTTGTCGTAGGAGGGGGCTTCATCGGTCTTGAGATGGTGGAAGCCCTCAGAAAAAGAGATATCAAGGTTAGCGTTGTCGAAATGGCCCCCCATGTGATGGCCATGATGGAAGGAGAAACCGCTGGCTTCCTGCAAAAAGAGATGGAAGCCTGGAGGATTGGTGTTCATACGGGGCGATCAGTTACATCCATCGAGGATCATTCGGTAACCCTGGACAACAACGAGACCTTGAATGCCGATCTCGTACTTTTGTCAGTGGGGGTAAAACCGACCCTTCAATTAGCCGAGGCTGCAGGATTGACAATAGGGGAGGCCGGAGGTCTTGCGGTCAATGAATATCTGGAAACTTCAGATAAGAATATTCTGGCAGGGGGAGATATGGTCGAGGTGGTTCATACTGTTTCGGGCCATAAATTGAGAATCCCTCTGGCAGGTCCTGCCAACAGGCAAGGACGCATCGCGGCAAATAACGCCCTGGCAGTAGATCCGTCCGACAGGATGAAATATAAGGGGGCTCAGGGAACATCCATTGTCCGCATCTTTGATGCCGTAGCGGGAATCACGGGAATGAACCTGAAACAGGCTCTCCAGGCAGGTTTCAATGCCGAAGCCGTGGCGGTTCGGAAGGATCATCATGTTTCCTATTATCCCGGCGGGACTCCTGTGGCCATTCATCTTGTGTATGACAAAGATTCGGCACAGATCCTGGGAGCCCAGGTGTACGGTGAAAATGGAGTGGATAAGAGACTGGATGTCCTTTCTACGGCCATTACTGCGGGTATGAAGGTGCAGGATCTGGGAGAACTGGACCTCTCCTACGCTCCACCCTTTGGATCCGCCAATGATCCGGTCAATATGGCCGGGTTTGCCGCTGAAAACAGATTAACAGGCTACAGCCCATCCCTCACAGCTGCCGAACTGGAACCCTTTGTGGATGGAAAGAAACTGGCACTCATTGATATTCGAGACTATTTCACCTTTCAGAAAGGACATATTCAGGGAGCCGTCAATCTGGCTCCAGAAAAGGTTTTGGAAGAATTGGCCCAGGTTGCCAGGGGTGTCACCATTCTAATCGTTGATGAGGATGGCAAGACCGCTCACCGGGTGGTCCGGCAGTTGCGTCTGGCCGGGTATGAAGACTCTCTTTTTATCAGCGGCGGATATCCTGGATTGGAGTTCTTCGGCAGGTCTGGAGGATTCCAGTTTCTTCAGATTCCAATGAAGGCTCCCGACGAAAAGTCTCTTTTGAAAAATCAGGAAGATCCTTCATCCCTCGAGGCTGAGCATGATTCAAAAGGAACTGCGCCCCTGGACAAAACAACGGCTCTGGTGGTGGATGTCAGAACTCCCATGGAATTTGCAGGTGGAGCCTATCCTGACGCCGTGAATATTCCTCTGGATGAACTGCCCCGCCGTGTTTCAGAGTTGGGCCAAACAGACCGTGAAATTACAGTTTACTGCGCAACCGGGGCTAGGAGCGGGTATGCCGCCCGAATCCTGACACAACAGGGATTTAGCAATGTGACCAACGGCGGCGGACTGATGCAAATGATGGCCGGCTGA
- a CDS encoding GNAT family N-acetyltransferase — protein MFFRYIDIEMQLCLLTKEKSLALYNLTARNRAYLRRWLPWLDGIQKPGDTDYFIGACLKRFATGEQLTCGILFQNQLVGVAGFNKYNYSTGTAYIGYWLSEDKMGRGIMTRAVQELELIAFMEMNMHKVEIHCALENTPSRKIPQRLGYKEEGCIRRAENLYGRVVDHVIYGLLKEEYLAR, from the coding sequence ATGTTCTTCAGGTACATTGACATCGAGATGCAGCTCTGCCTTCTGACAAAGGAAAAATCCCTGGCTCTGTACAATCTGACTGCCAGGAACAGAGCCTACCTCAGAAGATGGCTGCCCTGGTTAGACGGGATTCAGAAACCCGGCGATACGGATTACTTTATTGGAGCCTGTCTCAAGCGTTTTGCAACGGGCGAACAGCTGACCTGCGGTATCCTATTTCAAAATCAACTGGTGGGTGTGGCCGGTTTCAACAAATACAATTACAGCACGGGAACCGCTTACATAGGATACTGGCTCTCTGAAGACAAGATGGGCAGAGGCATCATGACCAGAGCCGTTCAGGAATTAGAGCTAATCGCCTTTATGGAAATGAATATGCACAAGGTAGAAATCCATTGTGCCCTGGAAAACACTCCCAGCCGCAAGATTCCTCAGAGGTTGGGGTATAAGGAAGAAGGATGTATTAGAAGAGCGGAAAACCTGTACGGTCGTGTTGTTGATCACGTCATCTATGGTCTCCTCAAAGAGGAATATCTAGCTCGATAA
- a CDS encoding NUDIX hydrolase, which yields MNFQKIREQLIPDDHCPRIIGREYMLSSAVLIPLILNQKEPKGCPSILFQKRAPHIRQGGEICFPGGRFDKEKDQSFLMTALRETSEEIGIQTSHIDVLGSTGTLVTPMNILVQPYLGVLQIQDISELKANREEVEALFTIPLSWFAENPPTQFKVPIRAHPYSEDPLTGEVEYHFPTDVMKLPERYHHPWEGDSRHRIWAYSTTHGVLWGITAQILRDTLPLLLNNE from the coding sequence ATGAATTTTCAGAAAATAAGGGAACAACTTATCCCGGATGACCACTGCCCCAGAATCATTGGAAGGGAATATATGTTGAGCTCTGCCGTTCTGATCCCCCTCATCCTCAATCAGAAAGAGCCCAAAGGCTGTCCCTCCATACTGTTTCAAAAAAGAGCACCCCATATTCGTCAGGGAGGCGAGATCTGCTTTCCGGGGGGGCGTTTTGACAAAGAGAAGGATCAAAGCTTTTTGATGACAGCTCTCAGGGAAACTTCGGAGGAAATCGGAATTCAGACCAGCCACATTGATGTGTTGGGATCAACAGGAACTCTGGTGACCCCCATGAATATCTTAGTTCAACCCTACCTGGGAGTTTTACAAATTCAGGATATATCCGAACTGAAGGCCAATAGGGAAGAAGTGGAAGCTCTGTTCACCATTCCATTAAGCTGGTTTGCAGAGAATCCTCCAACACAGTTTAAAGTTCCCATCAGGGCTCATCCCTACTCTGAGGATCCCCTGACAGGAGAAGTGGAATACCATTTCCCCACGGATGTAATGAAACTCCCCGAAAGATATCACCACCCCTGGGAAGGTGATTCACGTCATAGAATTTGGGCATATTCCACGACTCATGGAGTCCTTTGGGGAATCACAGCACAGATTCTTAGAGACACGCTGCCTCTTTTATTGAATAATGAATAA
- the ppk2 gene encoding polyphosphate kinase 2, translating into MSSGGSPKKKKLNKKLYEEELHRLQEELVMLQDWIKQKGLKVCILFEGRDAAGKGGVIKRITQYMNPRFCHVVALGKPTDKEESQWYFQRYIPHLPAKGEMVIFDRSWYNCVGVDRVMNFTTADQWEEFFRSCPEFERMLVRSGIILLKYWFSVSPEQQLKRFKGRIEDPIKRWKISPMDLKSIERWDDYSRAKDEMFEHCHTEEAPWYEVPADNKKKARLNCIHHILSQIPYKEVKPVVIKLPERPEEKYKRPPLTKENFVPELY; encoded by the coding sequence ATGTCATCTGGCGGATCCCCTAAGAAAAAGAAACTCAATAAAAAGCTCTATGAAGAAGAATTGCATCGCCTGCAGGAAGAGCTCGTTATGCTGCAGGACTGGATCAAACAGAAAGGTCTGAAAGTCTGCATCCTCTTTGAGGGGCGAGACGCCGCCGGAAAGGGAGGCGTTATAAAACGGATCACCCAGTATATGAATCCAAGATTCTGCCATGTGGTTGCCCTGGGGAAACCGACGGATAAAGAGGAGTCCCAATGGTATTTCCAGCGTTATATTCCCCACCTTCCTGCCAAGGGAGAAATGGTGATTTTTGATAGAAGCTGGTATAACTGCGTGGGAGTAGACCGGGTCATGAACTTTACGACAGCCGATCAGTGGGAGGAGTTTTTCCGCAGCTGCCCCGAGTTTGAGCGGATGCTGGTACGTTCCGGAATCATCTTGCTCAAATACTGGTTTTCCGTCTCTCCCGAACAGCAACTCAAACGCTTCAAGGGGAGAATTGAAGACCCCATTAAACGATGGAAAATCAGCCCCATGGACCTGAAATCCATCGAGCGCTGGGATGACTATTCCCGGGCCAAAGATGAAATGTTCGAACACTGCCATACCGAGGAAGCCCCCTGGTATGAGGTCCCTGCGGACAATAAGAAGAAGGCGCGGCTGAACTGCATCCACCATATCCTGAGCCAAATCCCCTACAAAGAGGTCAAACCTGTTGTGATCAAACTGCCTGAAAGACCGGAAGAAAAGTATAAGCGGCCACCTCTGACAAAAGAAAATTTTGTGCCGGAACTGTACTGA
- a CDS encoding DNA adenine methylase, giving the protein MHEDYKRLPQLRFMGNKYRLLPWIHSVLKPLEFNTVLDAFSGSSSVSYLFKTMGKRVFSNDFLHFPYTIARGVIENSSSRITGGDRLLLLKNPGDDFIERTFTGIFYTPEDLRFLDRICHNLKALNNPSKEALVMSAVLRSCVKKQPRGVFTISGDLSRYDDGRRDLRLSLEEHLWEQIDLYNEAVFSNGRRHKAFQGTVFDFPKDRYKADLVYLDPPYVPRSDDNCYIKRYHFLEGLSKYWKDEEILYETKVRKIAKKYTPFSYRKSAVDSFDRLFRQFRKSTLVLSYSSNGYPDLEVLTELMSRYKKSIRVEQKEHRYHFGTHSRVQRSKVNEFLIIGE; this is encoded by the coding sequence ATGCATGAAGATTACAAACGACTCCCCCAGTTACGGTTTATGGGCAACAAATACCGCCTCTTACCCTGGATTCATTCCGTTCTAAAACCCTTGGAATTTAATACTGTTCTGGATGCTTTTTCAGGGTCATCTTCCGTTTCCTACCTGTTTAAAACCATGGGGAAACGAGTCTTCAGTAATGATTTTCTCCATTTTCCCTATACAATTGCCCGGGGAGTCATAGAAAACTCATCCTCCCGCATCACGGGGGGGGACAGGCTGTTGCTGCTGAAGAATCCGGGGGATGACTTTATTGAGAGGACATTCACAGGCATATTCTATACCCCCGAAGACCTTCGTTTTCTGGACAGAATCTGTCACAATCTCAAGGCCTTGAACAATCCGTCTAAAGAAGCCCTTGTGATGAGCGCAGTTCTGCGCAGCTGCGTGAAAAAACAGCCACGGGGAGTCTTTACCATTTCCGGGGATCTCAGCCGTTATGATGATGGGAGGAGGGACCTCCGGCTCAGTTTAGAAGAGCATCTTTGGGAGCAGATCGACCTCTACAATGAGGCGGTTTTTTCAAACGGACGCCGGCATAAAGCCTTCCAGGGGACTGTCTTTGATTTTCCGAAGGATCGTTATAAAGCCGATCTGGTCTATCTGGATCCTCCCTATGTGCCGCGGTCTGATGATAATTGTTATATCAAACGCTATCACTTTCTCGAAGGCCTTTCAAAATACTGGAAAGACGAAGAAATCCTCTACGAGACGAAGGTCAGAAAAATAGCCAAGAAATATACACCATTTTCCTACAGGAAAAGCGCGGTGGACTCCTTTGACAGGCTTTTTCGGCAATTTAGGAAGAGTACTCTAGTCCTGTCCTATTCCTCCAATGGATACCCCGATTTAGAGGTCCTCACGGAGTTGATGAGCCGGTATAAGAAGTCCATCCGGGTTGAACAGAAAGAACACCGTTATCATTTTGGAACACACAGCAGAGTTCAAAGATCAAAGGTCAATGAATTCCTAATCATTGGAGAGTAA
- a CDS encoding DpnII family type II restriction endonuclease, whose product MKKIIQQTEDILDSLSSLETDWKDAFSNRVVDYLDRFSELDADPWTLVRLLDEDFEAATTVIRLFLELSKDEYNTRLRALFSSPRLAGKSGFKSNPLGYVETLEPLLLNSIMQETMSRSYTWKDILTERLKGGRGSAIKGQKRGRELEDFVEAIVSSVFTDYEARCSFVGMDGISTEKADFAIPSREKPEILIEVKGYGATGSKQTDVIGDINRIIQEKRHDTVLLIFTDGITWKSRESDFRKLVDFQNSGFLYRIYTKKMHIQFKEDLVMLKNEKGL is encoded by the coding sequence ATGAAGAAAATTATACAGCAAACAGAAGACATCCTGGATTCCCTGAGTTCCCTTGAAACCGATTGGAAAGACGCCTTTTCCAACAGGGTTGTTGACTATCTGGATCGGTTTTCAGAACTGGATGCCGATCCCTGGACTCTTGTACGTCTCTTAGATGAAGATTTTGAAGCTGCGACTACGGTGATCAGACTTTTTCTAGAACTGTCAAAGGATGAATACAACACAAGGTTGAGAGCTCTCTTCTCCAGCCCCCGGCTGGCCGGCAAAAGCGGATTCAAATCCAACCCTCTGGGCTATGTGGAAACCCTGGAACCTCTCTTGTTGAACAGCATCATGCAGGAGACCATGAGTCGGAGCTATACCTGGAAGGATATTCTAACCGAGCGGCTCAAAGGAGGCCGGGGGAGTGCCATCAAGGGGCAAAAACGCGGGCGTGAACTGGAAGATTTTGTGGAGGCCATTGTCTCCTCGGTCTTTACCGATTACGAGGCCAGGTGCAGCTTTGTCGGCATGGATGGAATCTCTACGGAAAAAGCAGATTTTGCCATTCCCAGCCGTGAGAAGCCTGAAATCCTGATTGAGGTCAAGGGCTATGGGGCCACAGGAAGTAAGCAGACAGATGTCATCGGGGATATTAACAGGATCATACAGGAAAAGAGGCACGATACGGTACTGCTGATTTTTACCGACGGGATAACCTGGAAATCCAGGGAAAGTGATTTCCGGAAGCTTGTAGACTTTCAGAATTCCGGTTTCCTCTATAGAATTTACACCAAAAAAATGCACATTCAGTTCAAGGAAGACCTGGTGATGTTGAAGAATGAAAAAGGCTTATGA
- a CDS encoding ABC transporter substrate-binding protein yields the protein MRKVILAVLILTFVNINLFSAGSGDSLPPFEERLDHLSWEDILDEAKGQSVYFFMWGGSETYNSWVSTWLGDRLRSKYDIRLVMVPIDGAGVFVNKVLGEKQAGKTKDGAVDLMWINGENFKTMRQADLLFGPYAHRLPNLQYIDPKIMKFDFGYPIEGYESPYGAAQSVMEYDSARVSDPPSDIGALFQWARENPGKLSYPAPPDFTGSVFVRHVFYYVAGDSQLLMGPFDEDIYDDIAPRVWDLLNGIEPYLWRKGETYPESFARAQQLFGNGEIYFNLNYGADGAADAISKGQYPDSVKTYMFETGMIGNTNFVAISFNSAHKAAAMVMANELLDPEVQYHAASPEGMRWMTPLDMNLIPAAMREQFEGLPLSPSRLPTSVLNDLSLPEMQSDWLVRIEEDWQKYVLRK from the coding sequence GTGAGAAAGGTTATTCTGGCGGTCTTAATATTGACATTTGTAAATATCAACTTGTTTTCTGCTGGAAGCGGAGATTCTCTGCCGCCCTTTGAAGAGCGGCTTGATCATCTGTCCTGGGAGGATATCCTAGACGAAGCAAAGGGTCAGAGTGTCTATTTCTTCATGTGGGGCGGAAGCGAAACTTATAACAGCTGGGTGAGCACATGGTTGGGCGACAGGTTGCGTTCAAAATATGATATCCGCCTTGTCATGGTTCCCATTGACGGAGCCGGTGTCTTTGTAAACAAGGTCCTGGGGGAAAAACAGGCTGGAAAAACCAAGGATGGGGCCGTCGATCTGATGTGGATCAACGGTGAAAACTTCAAGACCATGAGGCAGGCCGACTTACTCTTCGGGCCCTATGCTCATAGGCTTCCCAATTTACAGTACATCGATCCTAAAATCATGAAGTTTGACTTTGGCTACCCCATCGAGGGGTATGAATCTCCCTATGGAGCCGCCCAGAGTGTGATGGAGTATGATAGCGCCCGTGTATCAGATCCTCCCTCAGATATAGGAGCTCTGTTCCAATGGGCCAGGGAGAATCCCGGTAAGCTAAGCTATCCGGCGCCTCCGGATTTTACGGGCAGTGTCTTTGTCCGTCATGTGTTTTATTATGTTGCCGGGGATTCGCAGCTCCTCATGGGACCATTCGATGAGGATATTTATGATGATATAGCGCCCAGGGTCTGGGACCTCCTTAATGGCATTGAGCCTTATCTCTGGAGAAAAGGAGAAACCTATCCCGAATCATTTGCCAGGGCACAACAGCTATTCGGGAATGGTGAAATTTATTTTAATTTGAATTACGGAGCCGACGGTGCGGCTGATGCCATCAGCAAGGGGCAGTATCCGGATTCTGTGAAGACCTATATGTTTGAAACGGGGATGATTGGGAACACCAACTTTGTTGCCATCAGTTTTAATTCAGCTCACAAGGCGGCCGCCATGGTCATGGCCAATGAATTGCTGGACCCGGAGGTTCAGTACCATGCAGCCAGCCCCGAGGGGATGCGCTGGATGACCCCCCTGGATATGAATCTGATACCAGCTGCCATGAGGGAGCAATTTGAAGGACTGCCTCTTTCACCCTCCCGTCTTCCCACATCGGTTTTAAATGACCTGAGTCTTCCCGAAATGCAGTCAGACTGGTTGGTCCGCATAGAAGAAGACTGGCAGAAATACGTACTCAGGAAGTGA
- a CDS encoding ABC transporter permease, with the protein MLNSETRAYTLLAPSLLILILLFFGGFILGIFQSLNYFPLIGLENPNLEAYEGVFHTEELLSSVLLTFFVSLTATILTVVLGIMTALALRGRFTGSKAVLFLYQFPVTVPHIIIALGMLLFLSQSGTLSRFFYLIGGIQEPSEFPVLINDRWGWGIILVYLWKQVPFIGIIVLSVLQSLGDHYEELAVSLGARRFQILRHVLLPLILPGILPGSIICFAYAFGSFEVPYLLGLPYPSMLSVLVYRYFSHSDLGQRPSAMALSVLMTAFLLILVVAYKRVLRRGAHYE; encoded by the coding sequence ATGTTGAATTCGGAAACCCGTGCTTACACACTCTTAGCTCCCTCTTTGTTGATCCTGATCTTACTCTTTTTTGGTGGGTTTATCCTGGGCATCTTTCAGAGCCTGAATTACTTCCCCCTCATCGGGCTTGAAAATCCCAATTTGGAGGCCTATGAGGGTGTTTTTCATACAGAAGAGCTTCTTTCCTCGGTTTTGCTCACCTTCTTTGTGTCTCTCACAGCCACGATATTGACAGTTGTTCTGGGAATTATGACCGCCTTGGCTTTGAGGGGCCGTTTTACCGGGAGCAAAGCCGTTTTGTTTCTCTATCAGTTCCCCGTTACCGTTCCCCACATTATCATTGCCCTGGGGATGCTCTTATTTTTGTCTCAAAGCGGAACTCTCTCCCGTTTCTTTTATTTAATTGGGGGAATTCAAGAGCCATCTGAATTTCCTGTCTTAATCAATGACCGCTGGGGCTGGGGCATCATCCTTGTGTATCTCTGGAAGCAGGTGCCCTTTATCGGCATCATCGTTCTCTCCGTTTTGCAGTCCCTTGGTGACCATTATGAAGAACTGGCTGTGAGTCTGGGAGCCCGGAGGTTTCAAATCCTGCGGCATGTACTCCTTCCCCTCATCCTTCCTGGAATCCTACCGGGGAGCATCATCTGTTTTGCCTATGCCTTTGGGTCTTTTGAGGTGCCTTACCTCCTGGGCTTACCCTATCCATCTATGCTGTCCGTTCTGGTTTACAGATATTTCAGTCATTCAGACCTAGGACAACGTCCCTCGGCTATGGCGCTTTCTGTCCTTATGACCGCCTTTTTACTGATCCTCGTTGTGGCTTATAAACGGGTCTTGAGGAGGGGAGCCCATTATGAATAG